A DNA window from Mucilaginibacter xinganensis contains the following coding sequences:
- a CDS encoding bifunctional UDP-3-O-[3-hydroxymyristoyl] N-acetylglucosamine deacetylase/3-hydroxyacyl-ACP dehydratase: MNVKQKTIKAPVSVSGTGLHTGQSVTMTFNPAPENHGYKFRRVDIEGSPVIDADCDNVTDTSRGTTISQNGASVSTIEHVLAALVGLEVDNVLIDMDGPETPIMDGSSIQFVDAIKDMGLVEQDADREYYHIPYNIHYSEPDRKVEMVAMPLDDYRFTCMVDYNSQVLGSQHASISTISEFNKEIASCRTFCFLHELEMLLKHDLIKGGDLNNAIVVVDKEVDEEELAHLAKIFNRKDIKVAPQGILNNIELRHQNEPARHKLLDMIGDLALVGVPLRGHIMAARPGHAANVAFAKKIKALIKKERSRKHIKIYDPNAKPVYDTVQIMKILPHRQPMLMIDKILELTKSHVVGLKNVTMNEDLFRGHFPGTPLFPGVLQIEAMAQTGGILVLNTVPDPENYITLFLKIENARFKSPVVPGDTVIFHCSLIAPIRRGIAQMKGIGMVGDRVVVEAELMAQIVKRTKTEEE, encoded by the coding sequence ATGAATGTAAAACAAAAAACTATTAAAGCGCCGGTTTCGGTTTCGGGTACCGGTTTACATACAGGGCAAAGCGTAACCATGACGTTTAATCCTGCTCCTGAAAATCATGGGTACAAGTTCAGGCGGGTTGATATTGAGGGATCACCGGTAATTGATGCCGATTGTGATAACGTAACCGATACATCGCGCGGAACTACTATCTCGCAAAACGGCGCAAGCGTAAGCACTATAGAACATGTTTTGGCAGCACTGGTTGGTTTAGAGGTAGATAACGTGCTGATTGATATGGACGGCCCCGAAACACCAATTATGGATGGCAGTTCTATCCAGTTTGTTGATGCTATTAAAGACATGGGCCTGGTTGAACAGGACGCAGACCGCGAATATTACCACATTCCCTATAACATTCATTACTCTGAACCTGACCGAAAGGTGGAGATGGTAGCCATGCCTTTGGATGATTACCGTTTTACCTGTATGGTTGATTATAATTCGCAGGTATTGGGCAGCCAGCATGCCAGCATTTCAACTATATCAGAGTTTAACAAGGAAATTGCATCATGCCGTACCTTTTGCTTTTTACATGAACTGGAAATGCTGCTAAAGCATGACCTGATAAAGGGAGGCGACCTAAACAACGCCATTGTTGTGGTTGATAAGGAAGTTGATGAAGAAGAACTTGCGCATCTTGCCAAAATCTTTAACCGTAAAGACATTAAAGTAGCGCCGCAGGGGATTCTTAATAACATTGAGCTCAGGCATCAAAACGAGCCAGCCAGGCATAAGCTACTTGATATGATCGGTGACCTTGCACTGGTAGGCGTTCCATTACGGGGACATATAATGGCGGCCAGGCCAGGCCACGCAGCAAACGTTGCCTTTGCTAAAAAAATAAAGGCCCTTATAAAAAAAGAACGAAGCCGTAAACATATTAAAATTTACGACCCCAACGCTAAACCGGTATATGATACCGTTCAGATCATGAAGATACTGCCGCACAGGCAGCCTATGTTAATGATAGACAAGATTCTTGAATTAACAAAAAGCCACGTGGTGGGGTTAAAAAATGTGACTATGAACGAGGATCTGTTTCGCGGGCATTTTCCGGGTACACCTCTGTTTCCGGGCGTGCTGCAAATTGAAGCCATGGCACAAACAGGCGGCATATTAGTATTAAATACTGTGCCTGATCCTGAAAATTATATTACCTTGTTCCTGAAAATAGAAAATGCCCGGTTTAAATCGCCTGTAGTGCCCGGTGATACCGTTATATTTCATTGCAGCCTGATTGCCCCTATAAGGCGTGGAATTGCGCAGATGAAAGGAATAGGAATGGTTGGCGACCGCGTGGTTGTTGAAGCCGAATTAATGGCACAAATAGTTAAAAGAACTAAAACTGAAGAAGAATGA
- the lpxA gene encoding acyl-ACP--UDP-N-acetylglucosamine O-acyltransferase translates to MIQPLAYIHPQAKIADNVVIEPFVTIHKDVEIGEGTWVGSNSTIMDGARIGKNCRIFPGAVISAPPQDLKYKGEQSTVSVGDNTVIRECVTLNRGTALDKNTTTIGSNCLLMAYVHVAHDCVIGDNVIIANSVQLAGHINVYDYAFIGGTSAVHQFVEIGAHSMISGGSLVRKDVPPFTKAGREPLSYIGINSVGLRRRGFSAATINEIQEIYRIIFLKKYNMTKALDIIEAEFNPTVERDEIINFVQNSQRGIMKGFGNS, encoded by the coding sequence ATGATCCAGCCCCTGGCATACATACATCCGCAGGCAAAAATAGCCGACAATGTTGTAATTGAACCTTTTGTTACCATACATAAAGATGTGGAAATTGGTGAAGGTACCTGGGTAGGTTCAAACAGCACCATTATGGACGGCGCCCGGATCGGGAAAAACTGTCGCATATTCCCCGGAGCTGTAATATCAGCACCACCGCAGGACCTTAAATATAAAGGCGAGCAAAGTACTGTTTCTGTAGGTGACAACACCGTGATCCGCGAATGTGTTACGCTGAACCGGGGTACTGCCCTTGATAAAAACACCACCACTATAGGAAGCAACTGCCTGCTAATGGCATATGTGCATGTTGCACATGATTGTGTTATTGGCGACAACGTGATTATTGCCAATTCGGTACAGCTCGCAGGGCACATAAATGTATATGATTATGCTTTTATTGGCGGCACATCGGCCGTCCATCAGTTTGTTGAGATAGGTGCACACAGCATGATCTCGGGTGGCTCGCTGGTACGTAAGGACGTACCTCCCTTTACCAAAGCTGGCCGTGAGCCATTATCGTACATTGGGATAAACTCTGTTGGCTTACGCCGCCGGGGGTTCTCGGCAGCAACTATTAACGAGATCCAAGAAATATATCGCATTATTTTCCTGAAAAAATACAACATGACAAAGGCGCTGGACATTATTGAGGCCGAATTTAACCCGACTGTTGAGCGCGACGAGATCATTAATTTCGTGCAAAACTCACAACGCGGGATCATGAAGGGATTCGGAAATAGTTAG
- a CDS encoding ABC transporter ATP-binding protein has product MKISLQNIGRRFNRDWIFRGIDHSFTDDKAYAILGPNGSGKSTLLQVLNGSLAPSAGKLEYFHDDKAVEISEVYQHLSLAAPYLELIEEFTLSEVVDFHFQFKGYKTGIDKNGVIELLGMASNKNKMIRYFSSGMKQRLKLALAFCSDTPMLMLDEPTSNLDTQGVDWYLSLVEKYAANRLTIICSNQEHEYSFCNEKLSISDYKGKAKY; this is encoded by the coding sequence ATGAAAATCTCCCTTCAAAACATTGGCCGCCGTTTTAACCGCGACTGGATCTTCCGGGGGATTGACCATTCCTTTACAGATGATAAAGCCTATGCTATTCTTGGGCCAAACGGATCTGGAAAGTCAACCCTGCTACAGGTATTAAATGGCAGCCTCGCCCCCTCTGCCGGAAAACTTGAATATTTTCATGACGATAAAGCTGTAGAGATCAGCGAAGTTTACCAGCATCTCAGTTTGGCTGCCCCTTATCTTGAATTGATTGAAGAATTTACGTTAAGCGAGGTGGTTGATTTCCATTTTCAATTTAAAGGCTACAAAACCGGGATAGACAAAAACGGAGTGATAGAATTGCTTGGCATGGCAAGCAATAAAAACAAAATGATCCGGTATTTTTCGTCAGGGATGAAGCAGCGGCTTAAGCTGGCCCTTGCCTTTTGCTCAGACACCCCTATGCTGATGCTTGACGAACCAACTTCCAATTTAGATACCCAAGGGGTTGACTGGTATTTAAGCCTTGTAGAAAAGTACGCTGCCAACAGGTTAACAATCATCTGCTCAAACCAGGAACATGAATACAGCTTTTGCAATGAAAAGCTGAGCATTTCAGATTATAAAGGCAAGGCAAAGTATTAA
- a CDS encoding acyl-CoA desaturase, whose product MIILIFFLAHWFLSLFFQTFFLHRYASHKMFSTHKVNERIFHLLTFICQGSSFLNPRAYAIMHREHHAYSDTEKDPHSPYFFRDVFQMMWRTAQSYKLYEKRLKEPDAQFKGNYPEWRLLDYWGSTYTSRILFGVFYVVFYIFFATHWWMFLLLPIHFMMGPIHGAIVNWCGHKYGYSNFDNGDKSKNSTPFDLLMLGELFQNNHHKRPNNANFAAKWFEFDPVYPVMKFMHWIRLIKLREAYI is encoded by the coding sequence GTGATCATACTCATATTTTTTCTTGCACACTGGTTTTTATCGCTCTTCTTTCAAACATTTTTTTTGCATCGTTACGCATCACACAAAATGTTTAGTACGCATAAAGTTAATGAGCGCATTTTTCACCTGTTAACTTTTATTTGCCAGGGGTCATCATTTTTAAATCCAAGGGCCTACGCTATAATGCACCGCGAGCACCACGCTTATAGTGATACTGAAAAAGATCCGCATTCACCTTATTTTTTCAGGGATGTGTTTCAAATGATGTGGCGTACAGCACAAAGCTATAAGCTTTATGAAAAACGTTTAAAAGAGCCGGACGCCCAGTTTAAAGGCAACTACCCGGAGTGGCGCCTCTTGGACTACTGGGGCTCTACTTACACCTCGCGCATTCTTTTCGGTGTTTTTTATGTAGTATTTTACATATTCTTCGCTACCCATTGGTGGATGTTCCTGTTGTTGCCAATTCATTTTATGATGGGGCCTATTCACGGCGCTATTGTTAATTGGTGCGGTCACAAATATGGTTACTCCAATTTTGATAACGGAGATAAATCTAAAAATTCAACCCCGTTCGATCTGCTTATGCTGGGCGAGTTGTTCCAGAATAATCATCATAAACGTCCTAACAATGCAAATTTTGCAGCTAAATGGTTCGAGTTTGACCCGGTTTACCCGGTGATGAAATTTATGCACTGGATAAGACTTATAAAACTTAGGGAAGCTTATATTTAA
- a CDS encoding PA2169 family four-helix-bundle protein: protein METTEKSIEVLNDLIEINNDRVAGFTHAAKELGDQDPQLSTIFIDFKNQSRENVHQLGTTINKNGGEIEMGMSGSGAIHRMWLDVKTAFSGHDRKSILEECERGEDAIKKAYERALDTQNALPPHFIEIILNQQQGIIAAHNRIKALRDSED from the coding sequence ATGGAAACCACTGAAAAATCAATTGAAGTACTGAACGACCTGATAGAAATTAATAACGATCGTGTTGCCGGTTTTACCCATGCAGCGAAAGAACTGGGTGACCAGGACCCGCAGTTGAGTACCATTTTTATCGACTTTAAGAATCAAAGCCGCGAAAATGTTCACCAATTGGGCACTACCATAAATAAAAACGGGGGCGAGATAGAAATGGGAATGAGCGGTAGCGGTGCTATTCATCGCATGTGGCTCGATGTAAAAACTGCATTCAGCGGCCACGACAGAAAAAGCATACTGGAAGAATGTGAACGCGGTGAAGACGCGATAAAAAAGGCTTATGAAAGAGCATTGGATACTCAAAATGCTTTACCGCCTCATTTTATCGAAATTATACTGAACCAACAGCAAGGAATTATTGCCGCACATAACCGGATAAAAGCATTACGCGACAGTGAAGACTGA
- the rnc gene encoding ribonuclease III, protein MPISRFYKLYLSPNRKYVKVLKNLLGFVPGNLSLYKLAFRHKSVAQNIKKGVKNSNERLEFLGDAVLGSVVAEVLFKLYPYEDEGFLTELRSKIVSRNNLNQLARKLGFDKLIEYDSRMLNSSRQGSLLGDAFEALVGAVYLDKGYDFTRSFLVNHIIKSHVDIHTLEQTESNFKSKLIEWCQRHGKDISFDLVGNEEGESMKLFTVQALIDGEVMGQGKEFSKKNAEKLAAEKACENLGI, encoded by the coding sequence ATGCCTATAAGTCGGTTTTACAAGCTCTATCTTTCACCAAATAGAAAATACGTAAAGGTTTTGAAAAATTTGCTCGGTTTTGTACCGGGCAATTTGTCGTTATACAAACTCGCATTCCGGCATAAATCTGTTGCGCAGAATATTAAAAAGGGGGTAAAGAACAGTAATGAGCGGCTCGAATTTTTAGGCGATGCCGTATTAGGCAGTGTAGTAGCCGAGGTGCTTTTTAAACTTTACCCGTATGAGGACGAAGGCTTTTTAACCGAGCTACGTTCAAAAATTGTAAGCCGCAATAACCTTAACCAGTTGGCCCGCAAACTTGGTTTCGATAAGTTGATTGAGTATGATAGCCGCATGTTAAATTCCTCAAGGCAGGGCTCGTTATTGGGCGATGCTTTTGAGGCTTTGGTAGGCGCTGTATATTTAGATAAGGGTTATGATTTTACCCGCAGCTTTTTGGTGAACCACATCATCAAGTCGCATGTGGATATTCACACGCTTGAGCAAACGGAAAGCAATTTTAAAAGTAAATTAATTGAGTGGTGCCAGCGCCATGGAAAAGATATTTCTTTTGACCTGGTTGGCAACGAGGAAGGCGAGAGTATGAAATTGTTTACCGTTCAGGCACTTATTGATGGTGAGGTGATGGGGCAGGGAAAAGAATTCAGTAAAAAGAATGCTGAAAAACTTGCTGCCGAAAAAGCCTGCGAAAACCTTGGGATTTAA
- the fabF gene encoding beta-ketoacyl-ACP synthase II has protein sequence MEFKRVVVTGLGALTPIGNTVPEYWNSLLNGVSGAALIKSFDTEKFKTKFACEVKGFDADAFLGRKDARKLDPFVQYALFSTEEAVKDAGLNFDLLDTNRIGVIWGSGIGGLKTFLDEVVNFAKGDGTPRFNPFFIPKMIADIAPGHISIKYGLRGPNFSTVSACASSNNSLIDSFNYIRLGKANMFISGGSEAIINEAGIGGFNAMHALSTRNDDPATASRPFDLDRDGFVAGEGAGTIILEELEHAKKRGAKIYAEMIGGGMSADAYHMTAPHPDGLGAALVMRHALEDAGITPADIDYVNVHGTSTPIGDPQEVKAIQDVYGDEIYRINISSTKSMTGHLLGAAGAVEAIAAILALKNDIVPPTINHFTDDPAFDPKINFTFNKAQKRVVRIAQSNGFGFGGHNASVIFKKYEE, from the coding sequence ATGGAGTTTAAAAGAGTTGTTGTAACCGGGCTTGGAGCACTCACCCCAATTGGTAATACAGTTCCTGAATATTGGAATTCGTTACTTAATGGTGTGAGTGGCGCTGCCTTGATTAAGAGTTTTGATACTGAGAAGTTCAAAACCAAATTTGCGTGCGAAGTGAAAGGCTTCGACGCTGATGCCTTTTTAGGCCGTAAAGACGCACGTAAGCTTGATCCCTTTGTTCAGTATGCCTTATTTTCAACAGAAGAAGCGGTAAAAGATGCAGGGTTAAACTTTGATTTGCTTGATACTAATCGTATCGGCGTAATCTGGGGATCGGGTATTGGTGGTTTGAAAACGTTTTTGGATGAGGTTGTTAACTTTGCCAAAGGTGATGGAACGCCACGTTTTAATCCGTTCTTTATTCCAAAAATGATAGCTGATATTGCCCCTGGCCATATCTCTATTAAATATGGTTTACGCGGACCTAATTTTTCAACCGTTTCTGCCTGCGCATCCTCAAATAATTCGCTGATTGACTCATTTAACTATATCCGTTTGGGTAAAGCTAATATGTTCATCAGCGGAGGATCTGAAGCAATTATTAATGAAGCCGGTATAGGCGGATTTAACGCCATGCATGCCTTATCAACCCGAAACGATGATCCGGCAACGGCGTCGCGTCCGTTTGATCTGGACAGGGATGGTTTTGTGGCCGGAGAAGGTGCAGGTACCATTATTTTGGAAGAACTGGAGCACGCAAAAAAACGCGGTGCAAAAATTTATGCTGAAATGATTGGCGGCGGTATGAGTGCTGATGCTTATCACATGACAGCCCCGCATCCTGATGGATTAGGTGCTGCGCTGGTAATGAGGCATGCTTTGGAAGATGCAGGTATTACACCGGCAGATATTGACTACGTGAACGTTCATGGTACTTCGACACCAATAGGCGATCCGCAGGAGGTTAAAGCAATCCAGGATGTTTATGGTGACGAAATTTACAGGATAAATATCAGTTCAACCAAATCAATGACCGGGCACTTGTTAGGTGCTGCAGGTGCTGTTGAGGCAATTGCTGCTATTTTAGCTTTAAAGAATGATATTGTTCCACCAACAATCAATCATTTTACTGACGATCCGGCTTTTGATCCAAAAATTAATTTCACGTTCAATAAAGCACAAAAACGCGTAGTGAGAATAGCACAAAGCAATGGATTTGGGTTTGGCGGGCACAATGCTTCTGTGATATTTAAAAAGTACGAAGAATAA
- a CDS encoding acyl carrier protein: MSDIASRVKAIIVEKLGVDESEVTPEASFTNDLGADSLDTVELIMEFEKEFNVAIPDDQAETIGTVGQAVAYLEKNVK; encoded by the coding sequence ATGTCTGATATCGCTTCAAGAGTAAAAGCTATTATCGTAGAAAAATTAGGTGTTGACGAAAGTGAAGTTACACCCGAAGCTAGCTTCACCAATGATCTTGGTGCTGACTCGTTAGACACCGTGGAATTAATCATGGAGTTTGAAAAAGAATTTAACGTGGCTATTCCTGATGATCAGGCCGAAACCATCGGTACTGTAGGTCAGGCTGTTGCTTACCTTGAAAAAAACGTTAAGTAA
- a CDS encoding IPExxxVDY family protein, giving the protein MILNRKFLKFEIDLDFVLIAVTTSLKDYRVCYLINKALSFNLTKIQDLEVDIHHGPEPVLFSIYHYNWEATETDFYFIANKGSDGYLIPEMKKADYFLLIKNYIDENDLDSLVSALNKVNEIVAAVKIDPKKIKSRENLLF; this is encoded by the coding sequence ATGATTTTGAACAGGAAATTTTTAAAGTTTGAGATCGATCTTGATTTTGTTCTCATAGCGGTTACAACTTCGTTGAAAGATTACAGGGTTTGTTATTTGATTAACAAGGCTTTAAGCTTTAATTTGACCAAAATTCAGGACCTTGAAGTTGACATACATCATGGGCCTGAACCTGTATTATTTTCAATATATCACTATAATTGGGAGGCAACGGAAACGGATTTCTACTTTATTGCCAACAAAGGCTCCGATGGTTACCTGATACCGGAGATGAAAAAGGCAGATTATTTTTTGTTGATAAAAAATTATATCGACGAAAATGACCTTGACAGCCTTGTTTCTGCTTTAAATAAAGTAAATGAAATTGTGGCCGCAGTAAAGATTGATCCTAAAAAAATAAAATCACGTGAAAATCTCTTATTTTAG
- the pyk gene encoding pyruvate kinase, translating to MKLYYNRTKIVATMGPASAKKEVLLAMIKAGVNICRLNFSHGKAQDHKAVIDTIREINAEYKTNVGILADLQGPKIRIGLVKDGGINLVNKTRINITTHELIGDDNQIYITYPTFPQDVQPDEIILLDDGKIQMRVIETNRQDTVVCEVVHGGILTSRKGVNLPNTKVSIPSLTEEDLENLQYALDWDVDWVGLSFVRTGQDILELKKIIAESGKAAKVIAKVEKPEAIDNIDEIIAATDGVMVARGDLGVEMPLEEVPLLQKMIARKCREASKPVIVATQMLESMITTPRPTRAEVNDVANSVLDGADAVMLSGETSVGEFPVIVIETMAKIIRNVEDLGYPFNANKDANTDSSSPDYLSDAVCGSAVYLAEHTNAVGIVSMTTSGYTAFEISSYRPKAGTFIFTANKHLLNALSLLWGVRTFYYDRDESTDQTISDVNAILKAANLISEGDVVINTASVPISKKAKTNMLKVTVID from the coding sequence ATGAAATTATATTATAACCGAACTAAAATTGTTGCCACAATGGGCCCCGCTTCGGCAAAAAAAGAAGTTTTACTGGCCATGATTAAAGCTGGCGTAAACATTTGCCGCTTAAACTTTTCACATGGAAAAGCCCAGGATCATAAAGCAGTAATTGATACCATTCGTGAAATAAATGCTGAATATAAAACCAATGTAGGGATCCTTGCCGACCTTCAGGGCCCCAAGATCCGCATAGGCCTGGTAAAAGATGGCGGTATTAACCTGGTTAACAAAACCCGTATTAATATTACTACTCATGAGCTGATTGGTGATGATAACCAGATCTACATCACTTATCCTACTTTTCCGCAGGACGTACAGCCGGATGAAATTATTTTGCTGGATGACGGAAAGATCCAAATGAGGGTTATTGAAACCAACAGGCAGGATACCGTTGTTTGCGAAGTGGTACACGGTGGTATTTTAACGTCGCGTAAAGGGGTTAACCTTCCAAACACTAAAGTATCTATCCCAAGCTTAACAGAAGAAGATCTTGAAAACCTTCAATATGCATTGGACTGGGATGTTGATTGGGTTGGCCTTTCATTTGTACGTACCGGACAGGACATACTTGAATTAAAGAAAATAATTGCTGAAAGCGGGAAAGCTGCTAAAGTAATTGCAAAGGTTGAAAAGCCGGAGGCTATCGATAATATTGACGAAATTATTGCTGCAACTGACGGCGTAATGGTTGCCCGTGGCGACCTTGGCGTTGAAATGCCGCTTGAAGAAGTTCCGCTTTTACAAAAAATGATTGCCCGTAAATGCCGCGAGGCGTCAAAACCGGTAATTGTGGCTACCCAGATGCTGGAATCAATGATCACTACCCCACGCCCGACACGCGCCGAGGTGAATGACGTTGCCAACTCTGTGCTTGACGGCGCTGATGCAGTGATGCTTAGCGGTGAAACATCAGTTGGTGAATTCCCTGTGATAGTTATTGAAACCATGGCTAAGATTATCCGCAACGTTGAAGATCTTGGTTATCCGTTTAACGCTAATAAAGATGCCAACACTGATTCTTCATCTCCGGATTACCTGAGCGATGCCGTTTGCGGTTCTGCTGTTTATTTAGCTGAGCACACCAACGCCGTTGGTATTGTTTCAATGACAACTTCGGGCTACACTGCTTTTGAAATTTCGAGCTACAGGCCAAAAGCCGGTACTTTTATTTTTACAGCTAACAAACACCTGCTTAATGCATTGAGTTTATTATGGGGTGTACGCACGTTTTATTATGATCGCGACGAAAGCACTGATCAAACCATAAGCGACGTTAATGCAATTCTAAAAGCGGCAAACCTGATAAGTGAAGGCGATGTGGTAATTAATACAGCATCAGTACCAATTTCAAAAAAGGCCAAAACAAATATGCTTAAGGTTACTGTTATTGACTAA
- a CDS encoding thioredoxin family protein, whose amino-acid sequence MKKLVLIASFIIIGYGVKAQTAAAPVKLTDTAKLYHPNADARADIANAVKKAAAEHKNVLLQIGGNWCIWCIRFNDLVIHDADLNKYVRDNYVIVHVNYSKENMNEKLLADLGYPQRFGFPVFIVLDDKGNRLHTQNSSYLEEGKGHGKDKVMGFFHDWAPSAMDPKNYVSTK is encoded by the coding sequence ATGAAAAAACTAGTATTGATCGCATCGTTCATTATAATAGGCTATGGTGTAAAGGCACAAACGGCTGCCGCCCCCGTTAAGCTAACCGACACGGCCAAACTATATCACCCTAATGCAGACGCCAGGGCCGATATTGCCAATGCTGTAAAAAAAGCAGCAGCCGAACACAAAAATGTACTATTGCAAATAGGGGGAAACTGGTGTATCTGGTGCATCCGTTTCAACGACCTGGTTATTCATGATGCCGACCTGAATAAATATGTGCGTGATAATTATGTGATTGTACACGTAAATTACAGTAAAGAGAACATGAACGAAAAACTGCTTGCCGACCTTGGCTACCCGCAGCGTTTCGGCTTTCCGGTATTCATAGTGCTGGACGATAAAGGCAACCGGCTGCACACGCAAAACTCGAGCTACCTGGAAGAAGGCAAAGGCCACGGTAAGGATAAAGTAATGGGCTTTTTCCATGATTGGGCACCGTCTGCAATGGATCCAAAGAACTACGTGAGCACCAAATGA